The following proteins are encoded in a genomic region of Periophthalmus magnuspinnatus isolate fPerMag1 chromosome 23, fPerMag1.2.pri, whole genome shotgun sequence:
- the LOC117392262 gene encoding endoplasmic reticulum metallopeptidase 1, with protein sequence MESDTTIRRIKPLGTNNYFAQETSASPDRYEDNGFSADPKRKPEVSLYLLREGLAASLVSVFILVLWGLVHLSLQQLVIGKSSGEFNAVRARQHLERITSVGPRPTGSPENEVLTVGYLLEQIEKIREETAAGPQQLTVDIQRPTGSFSIDFLGGFTSFYDRVTNIAVRLEPKGGSQLLMLANCHFDTVANSPGASDDAVSCAVMLEVLHSLANLSTPLHHGVIFLFNGAEENILQASHGFITQHPWAKQVRAFINLEAAGVGGKEVVFQTGPENPWLVQAYVNAAKHPFASVVGQEVFQSGIIPSDTDFRIYRDFGNIPGIDLAFIENGFIYHTKYDTADRILTDSIQRAGDNILAVLKYLVMSEKLADASEYRHGNMVFFDLLGVVVVAYPARVGTILNYMVAAATFVYLAKKASLPGNAGGRYVRDLACATGVAILSWFVTLLSVLIVALLITLLGRSMFWYNHFYACVCLYGAATTGKMVFIHTLAKNLYYGGVRLVELGDLYFDVSLLLWCCGLVWLTHQGLCSAYVPMLMVAFPLATRLLLAKEFKHKGASAKYCVLYLLGLALPYVHFMFLLWVVFEIFTPIMGRSGTELPPEIVLATLVTLATIFLSSYFLHFIYLVRSTKWILAGLGSIFLVMFLLVSSGLFFPYSGRADSPRPKRVFIQHTTRTFHNLQGQVESQDSGLWINSFDFTAVQHISPHIPEINDTVRTHCREDRPFCGYPWFLPVKFLSKKNWYLPASEVMPSSPLEFSLLSKEETSWGTVKMTFRAKGPSHMSLYLMPHRGASLSTWSFGDGTPQYDLSGEYFVFYSHGVDAPAWTFWFEIQPPKDPDPLGPEGMISVAISSHYFFGKDQRTAQLQEMLNRFPDWSFPSSWVSTYDMYRY encoded by the exons ATGGAGAGCGACACCACTATCCGGAGAATAAAACCTTTGGGGACCAATAATTATTTCGCCCAGGAAACCAGCGCGTCCCCAGACAGATACGAGGATAATGGCTTCAGCGCAGACCCAAAGAGAAAGCCTGAAGTCAGCTTGTACTTACTGCGGGAAGGGCTCGCGGCTTCCCTGGTGTCCGTGTTTATTTTAGTGTTGTGGGGACTTGTTCATTTGTCGTTACAGCAGCTTGTCATCGGGAAATCAAGCGGCGAGTTTAACGCAGTGAGAGCCAG GCAGCACCTCGAGCGGATCACCAGCGTCGGACCGAGGCCGACAGGAAGCCCTGAAAATGAAGTTCTCACAGTGGGATATTTGTTGGAGCAGATCGAAAAAATCCGCGAAGAGACGGCAGCGGGCCCTCAGCAGCTCACCGTGGATATACAGCGGCCCACCGGCTCTTTCTCTATAGACTTTCTCGGGGGCTTTACCAGCTTCTACGACCGTGTCACTAACATCGCTGTGCGCCTGGAACCAAAAGGAGGGAGCCAGCTTCTGATGCTGGCGAACTGTCACTTTGATACAGTGGCTAATAGTCCAG GTGCCAGCGATGATGCAGTGAGTTGTGCTGTGATGTTGGAAGTCCTGCATTCTTTAGCCAACCTCTCAACGCCTCTGCATCAcggagttatttttttatttaacggGGCGGAGGAAAATATTCTGCAG GCCAGTCATGGTTTTATAACTCAGCATCCGTGGGCCAAACAGGTCAGAGCTTTTATTAACCTGGAGGCTGCCGGTGTCGGGGGCAAAGAAGTCGTTTTTCAGACAG GTCCTGAAAACCCGTGGCTCGTCCAGGCTTACGTTAACGCAGCCAAACATCCCTTTGCTTCAGTCGTGGGACAGGAAGTTTTCCAAAGTGGCATCATTCCTTCTGACACAGACTTCCGCATTTATCGGGACTTTGGTAACATCCCAG GTATCGACCTGGCTTTTATTGAGAACGGGTTCATTTATCACACAAAGTACGACACGGCTGACAGGATTCTGACAGACTCCATCCAGAGAGCGG GCGACAACATCCTGGCGGTTCTCAAGTACCTGGTCATGTCGGAGAAACTGGCCGATGCCTCCGAGTATCGTCACGGTAACATGGTGTTTTTTGACCTGCTGGGCGTGGTCGTCGTGGCTTATCCCGCTCGTGTCGGCACTATTCTTAACTACATGGTCGCCGCGGCTACGTTCGTTTACCTGGCAAAGAAGGCGTCACTGCCCGGGAATGCAG GTGGCCGTTATGTTCGGGATCTGGCGTGTGCCACCGGCGTCGCCATCCTGAGCTGGTTCGTCACGTTGTTGTCCGTGCTCATCGTGGCTCTTCTCATCACTCTGTTGGGTCGCTCCATGTTCTGGTACAACCATTTTTACGCCTGCGTGTGTCTGTACGGCGCTGCGACCACCGGCAAGATGGTTTTTATTCACACACTGGCCAAAAACCTGTATTACGGG GGTGTGCGTCTGGTGGAGCTGGGGGACCTGTACTTTGATGTGAGTTTACTGCTGTGGTGCTGTGGGTTGGTGTGGCTCACTCATCAGGGGCTGTGCTCTGCCTACGTGCCCATGCTCATGGTCGCTTTCCCCCTGGCCACGAGGCTGCTGCTGGCCAAAGAGTTTAAGCATAAAG GAGCGTCTGCGAAATACTGCGTGCTTTATCTGCTGGGTTTAGCGCTGCCGTACGTCCACTTCATGTTCCTCCTGTGGGTCGTGTTTGAGATCTTCACACCTATAATGGGTCGCAGTGGCACTGAGCTCCCCCCTGAAATCGTCCTGGCCACGTTAGTCACACTGGCAACCATCTTCCTTTCCTCTTATTTC CTTCATTTTATTTACCTCGTCCGAAGCACAAAGTGGATCCTGGCTGGACTGGGCTCTATTTTTCTTGTGATGTTCCTGTTGGTCTCGTCGGGTTTGTTCTTCCCGTATTCAGGCCGCGCAGACAGTCCAAGACCTAAGAGAGTTTTTATTCAG CACACGACCAGGACTTTTCACAATCTTCAAGGACAAGTGGAAAGTCAGGATTCCGGTCTTTGGATCAACAGCTTTGATTTCACAGCTGTTCAGCACATTTCTCCTCACATCCCAGAGATCAACGACACCGTTCGAACTCACTGCAGAGAAGACCGGCCGTTTTGTGGATACCCGTGGTTCCTCCCCGTGAAGTTCCTCAGCAA GAAAAACTGGTACCTTCCTGCTTCAGAAGTGATGCCGAGTTCGCCTTTGGAGTTCAGCCTGCTGTCCAAAGAAGAGACGAGCTGGGGAACGGTCAAGATGACGTTCCGTGCCAAAG GTCCCAGTCACATGTCTTTGTACCTGATGCCCCATCGTGGAGCCAGTCTGTCCACCTGGTCGTTTGGAGATGGGACGCCTCAGTACGATCTCAGCGGAGAGTATTTTGTGTTCTACTCTCATGGCGTTGATGCTCCTGCTTGGACGTTCTGGTTTGAAATacag CCCCCGAAGGATCCAGACCCCTTAGGACCAGAAGGGATGATCTCCGTGGCCATTTCTTCTCACTATTTCTTCGGTAAAGATCAGAGGACTGCTCAGCTCCAAGAAATGCTCAACAGATTTCCCGACTGGTCTTTCCCGTCGTCTTGGGTCAGCACGTACGACATGTACAGATACTGA
- the oaz1b gene encoding LOW QUALITY PROTEIN: ornithine decarboxylase antizyme 1b (The sequence of the model RefSeq protein was modified relative to this genomic sequence to represent the inferred CDS: deleted 1 base in 1 codon) codes for MVKSNLQRILNSHCFAREKEGKKQPIATMADLSNNICDMIGNLSLHFSSTRGPGPLWCSDAPLPPLKIPGGRGNGIWDHTPSAQPLYSDRKLTVTEEPAGSGRPRILHFQSRPIVTKTIQWDAVLSSSALYVEIPLDPLPEGSKESFAALLEYAEEHLKVISVFVCFYKNRDDRAKLVRTFSFLGFEIVKPGHALVPPRPDVFFMAYSFDRDSSDEE; via the exons ATGGTAAAATCCAACCTCCAGCGAATCCTAAATAGTCATTGTTTTGCTCgtgaaaaagaaggaaaaaaacagcCCATTGCTACCATGGCCGATCTTAGTAATAATATCTGTGACATGATTGGGAA CCTCTCCCTGCACTTTAGTAGTACCCGTGGCCCAGGGCCTCTGTGGTGCTCC GATGCCCCTCTCCCACCCCTGAAGATCCCAGGTGGGCGAGGGAATGGCATTTGGGATCACACTCCTTCAGCTCAGCCACTCTACTCA GATCGAAAGTTGACTGTCACTGAGGAGCCAGCAGGGAGCGGTCGCCCAAGGATACTGCACTTCCAAAGTCGACCTATTGTTACTAAGACAATACAGTGGGATGCTGTCCTGAGCAGCAGTGCACTCTATGTGGAGATTCCTCTTGACCCTCTTCCTGAAGGCAGCAAGGAGAG TTTTGCGGCTCTCCTGGAGTACGCTGAAGAACATCTGAAAGTCATTAGCGTGTTTGTCTGCTTTTACAAGAATAGAGATGATCGTG CTAAACTTGTGCGTACCTTCAGTTTTCTTGGCTTTGAGATTGTGAAACCAGGCCATGCCCTTGTCCCACCTCGAcctgatgtttttttcatggcctaCAGCTTTGACAGGGACTCCTCGGATGAAGAGTAA
- the LOC117392263 gene encoding E3 ubiquitin-protein ligase UHRF2-like isoform X2: MWIQVRTIDGKETRTVEDLSRLTKIELLRLKIQDIFNVSPHQQRLFYRGKQMEDGQTLFDYNVGLNDIVQLLIRTQSDTADSPDVKNSLGDIAASASAIALKTSEDNNGDVKPNTSEQGSTKNGFKSDPAQDQQPPSSSRCMLINAGIGCYKINELVDCRDISIGAWFEACIENVTLAPAKPKVGRPSKRTNGKLEAELGQGQSTDSNRNNNGLNTESNGATTSQNDSPVIEARQDVIYHIKYEDYPENGVVEMIPCNVRPRARTLLRWDQLQEGMIVMVNYNMETPEERGFWFDAEIQALNQTSRTNKELRVKILIGGPGDVVEDCKVHFLDEIYQVEKPGARALSSADGPFKRKSGPECKHCKADPDAECRFCSCCVCGGKQDAHMQLLCDECNMAFHIYCLNPPLSTIPDDEDWYCPTCKNDTNEVVKAGEKLKTSKKRAKMPSATTESQRDWGKGMACVGRTKECTIVPPTHYGPVPGIPVGTTWKFRVQVSEAGVHRPHVGGIHGRVHDGAYSLVLAGGFEDEVDRGDEFTYTGSGGRDLSGNKRIGEHSFDQTLTHMNRALASNCDAPLDDKVGAESKNWRAGKPVRVVRSSKGRRISQYAPEEGNRYDGIYKVVKYWPEVGKCGYLVWRYLLRRDDQEPAPWTPEGLERSKKLGLTVQYPPGYQAAMANKTRKEAIARPGQGGKNNRRYSGRGRGRRRRSFKKKQEDDDEEDEEQLIACLDDDELQSNGDEQEAEDGGWITHKEPPSKQLKVEEAFQLSEQQKRLIQDDVANRRLWDEAMEHLKEGPKFLSKLEQSFMCLCCQELAFQPITTVCSHNVCKACLQRSFRAQVYTCPACRHDLGKDYNMSQNQTLQTLLDQFFPGYSKGR, encoded by the exons ATGTGGATCCAGGTTCGGACAATAGACGGAAAAGAGACGCGGACCGTGGAGGATCTTTCTCGATTGACCAAAATTGAGTTGTTACGGTTAAAAATTCAAGATATCTTCAACGTGTCCCCGCATCAACAGCGACTGTTCTACCGGGGGAAGCAG ATGGAAGATGGCCAGACATTGTTTGACTACAACGTCGGTCTAAATGACATCGTCCAGCTCCTGATCCGGACACAGTCTGACACTGCAGACAGCCCCGATGTCAAGAACTCTCTGGGGGACATCGCAGCCTCAGCCAGTGCCATCGCTCTGAAAACCAGTGAGGACAATAATGGAGACGTCAAACCAAACACGAGCGAGCAAGGAAGTAccaaaaatggatttaaatcaGACCCGGCGCAGGACCAGCAGCCGCCCTCCTCCAGCCGCTGCATGCTCATTAATGCAGGGATTGGATGTTATAAG ATTAATGAACTGGTGGACTGCAGAGACATCAGCATCGGCGCTTGGTTTGAAGCTTGTATTGAAAATGTGACACTTGCTCCTGCCAAACCAAAGGTGGGCCGGCCCTCAAAAAGGACTAACGGAAAGCTGGAGGCTGAGCTGGGCCAAGGCCAAAGCACTGACTCTAATAGGAATAACAATGGTTTAAACACCGAGAGCAACGGAGCCACTACCTCCCAGAACGACTCTCCGGTCATAGAGGCCAGGCAGGACGTCATTTACCACATTAAATATGAAGA TTACCCAGAAAATGGTGTGGTTGAAATGATCCCGTGCAATGTGCGACCTCGCGCTCGGACTTTACTGCGATGGGATCAGCTTCAAGAAGGCATGATTGTGATGGTCAACTACAACATGGAGACTCCAGAGGAGAGGGGCTTCTGGTTTGACGCGGAAATTCAGGCCCTCAACCAAACATCTCGAACAAACAAAGAGCTGCGAGTCAAGATCCTTATTGG AGGCCCGGGCGATGTCGTTGAGGACTGCAAGGTTCACTTCCTGGATGAAATCTACCAAGTGGAGAAACCGGGTGCTCGTGCCCTTTCGTCTGCAGATGGACCGTTTAAGC GTAAAAGCGGACCGGAGTGTAAGCACTGCAAGGCCGATCCTGACGCCGAGTGCCGCTTCTGTTCCTGCTGCGTTTGCGGTGGGAAGCAGGACGCTCACATGCAGCTTCTGTGTGACGAGTGCAACATGGCCTTTCATATCTACTGCTTAAACCCGCCACTGTCCACAATCCCCGATGACGAGGACTG GTACTGCCCCACTTGTAAGAACGACACAAATGAGGTTGTAAAAGCAGGGGAAAAACTGAAAACCAGCAAGAAGAGAGCGAAAATGCCTTCAGCAACTACGGAAAGTCAAAGGGACTGGGGGAAG ggCATGGCTTGCGTGGGGCGAACTAAGGAGTGTACGATTGTTCCGCCAACTCACTATGGACCCGTGCCTGGAATTCCTGTTGGAACGACTTGGAAGTTCAGAGTACAG GTCAGTGAAGCAGGCGTTCACAGACCTCACGTCGGAGGGATCCACGGGCGCGTTCACGATGGCGCCTACTCGTTGGTACTGGCTGGAGGATTTGAAGATGAAGTG GATCGAGGAGACGAGTTCACGTACACGGGCAGCGGCGGACGGGACCTGTCGGGAAACAAGAGGATCGGGGAGCATTCTTTTGACCAGACGCTTACGCATATGAACAG GGCTCTGGCCTCAAACTGTGACGCTCCTTTGGATGACAAAGTCGGGGCAGAGTCCAAGAATTGGCGAGCTGGAAAACCAGTGCGAGTTGTCCGCAGCTCAAAGGGTCGACGCATCAGTCAGTACGCTCCTGAAGAAGGAAACCGATATGACGGCATTTATAAG GTGGTAAAATACTGGCCTGAAGTTGGGAAATGTGGTTATCTCGTCTGGCGGTATCTGTTAAGACGCGACGACCAGGAGCCCGCCCCATGGACACCAGAAGGTCTCGAGAGAAGCAAGAAGCTTGGGCTCACGGTGCAG TATCCTCCTGGATACCAGGCAGCCATGGCTAACAAAACCCGAAAAGAGGCCATTGCCAGACCTGGTCAGGGCGGGAAAAACAACAGACGCTATTCTGGAAGAGGCCGGGGAAGGAGACGACGCTCCTTCAAGAAGAAACAggaggatgatgatgaagaggatgaagaacAGTTGATTGCATGTTTGGATGATGATGAATTGCAAAGcaatggagatgagcaggaggCAGAAGATGGCGGTTGGATCACTCATA AAGAGCCTCCTTCAAAACAGCTGAAGGTAGAAGAGGCTTTCCAACTGTCCGAACAGCAGAAAAGGTTAATTCAGGATGACGTCGCCAACAGAAGATTATGGGATGAAGCCATGGAGCATCTCAAAGAAGGACCA AAATTTCTGAGTAAACTGGAGCAGTCCTTCATGTGCTTGTGCTGTCAAGAGTTGGCCTTCCAGCCCATTACCACAGTCTGTTCACACAACGTCTGTAAG GCCTGCCTGCAGCGATCGTTTCGAGCGCAGGTCTACACTTGTCCTGCTTGTCGTCATGATTTGGGGAAAGACTATAACATGTCCCAAAACCAGACGCTTCAGACTCTGCTTGATCAATTCTTTCCGGGCTACAGCAAAGGCCGATAA
- the LOC117392263 gene encoding E3 ubiquitin-protein ligase UHRF2-like isoform X1, whose amino-acid sequence MWIQVRTIDGKETRTVEDLSRLTKIELLRLKIQDIFNVSPHQQRLFYRGKQMEDGQTLFDYNVGLNDIVQLLIRTQSDTADSPDVKNSLGDIAASASAIALKTSEDNNGDVKPNTSEQGSTKNGFKSDPAQDQQPPSSSRCMLINAGIGCYKINELVDCRDISIGAWFEACIENVTLAPAKPKVGRPSKRTNGKLEAELGQGQSTDSNRNNNGLNTESNGATTSQNDSPVIEARQDVIYHIKYEDYPENGVVEMIPCNVRPRARTLLRWDQLQEGMIVMVNYNMETPEERGFWFDAEIQALNQTSRTNKELRVKILIGGPGDVVEDCKVHFLDEIYQVEKPGARALSSADGPFKRKSGPECKHCKADPDAECRFCSCCVCGGKQDAHMQLLCDECNMAFHIYCLNPPLSTIPDDEDWYCPTCKNDTNEVVKAGEKLKTSKKRAKMPSATTESQRDWGKGMACVGRTKECTIVPPTHYGPVPGIPVGTTWKFRVQVSEAGVHRPHVGGIHGRVHDGAYSLVLAGGFEDEVDRGDEFTYTGSGGRDLSGNKRIGEHSFDQTLTHMNRALASNCDAPLDDKVGAESKNWRAGKPVRVVRSSKGRRISQYAPEEGNRYDGIYKVVKYWPEVGKCGYLVWRYLLRRDDQEPAPWTPEGLERSKKLGLTVQYPPGYQAAMANKTRKEAIARPGQGGKNNRRYSGRGRGRRRRSFKKKQEDDDEEDEEQLIACLDDDELQSNGDEQEAEDGDLSSSEEPPSKQLKVEEAFQLSEQQKRLIQDDVANRRLWDEAMEHLKEGPKFLSKLEQSFMCLCCQELAFQPITTVCSHNVCKACLQRSFRAQVYTCPACRHDLGKDYNMSQNQTLQTLLDQFFPGYSKGR is encoded by the exons ATGTGGATCCAGGTTCGGACAATAGACGGAAAAGAGACGCGGACCGTGGAGGATCTTTCTCGATTGACCAAAATTGAGTTGTTACGGTTAAAAATTCAAGATATCTTCAACGTGTCCCCGCATCAACAGCGACTGTTCTACCGGGGGAAGCAG ATGGAAGATGGCCAGACATTGTTTGACTACAACGTCGGTCTAAATGACATCGTCCAGCTCCTGATCCGGACACAGTCTGACACTGCAGACAGCCCCGATGTCAAGAACTCTCTGGGGGACATCGCAGCCTCAGCCAGTGCCATCGCTCTGAAAACCAGTGAGGACAATAATGGAGACGTCAAACCAAACACGAGCGAGCAAGGAAGTAccaaaaatggatttaaatcaGACCCGGCGCAGGACCAGCAGCCGCCCTCCTCCAGCCGCTGCATGCTCATTAATGCAGGGATTGGATGTTATAAG ATTAATGAACTGGTGGACTGCAGAGACATCAGCATCGGCGCTTGGTTTGAAGCTTGTATTGAAAATGTGACACTTGCTCCTGCCAAACCAAAGGTGGGCCGGCCCTCAAAAAGGACTAACGGAAAGCTGGAGGCTGAGCTGGGCCAAGGCCAAAGCACTGACTCTAATAGGAATAACAATGGTTTAAACACCGAGAGCAACGGAGCCACTACCTCCCAGAACGACTCTCCGGTCATAGAGGCCAGGCAGGACGTCATTTACCACATTAAATATGAAGA TTACCCAGAAAATGGTGTGGTTGAAATGATCCCGTGCAATGTGCGACCTCGCGCTCGGACTTTACTGCGATGGGATCAGCTTCAAGAAGGCATGATTGTGATGGTCAACTACAACATGGAGACTCCAGAGGAGAGGGGCTTCTGGTTTGACGCGGAAATTCAGGCCCTCAACCAAACATCTCGAACAAACAAAGAGCTGCGAGTCAAGATCCTTATTGG AGGCCCGGGCGATGTCGTTGAGGACTGCAAGGTTCACTTCCTGGATGAAATCTACCAAGTGGAGAAACCGGGTGCTCGTGCCCTTTCGTCTGCAGATGGACCGTTTAAGC GTAAAAGCGGACCGGAGTGTAAGCACTGCAAGGCCGATCCTGACGCCGAGTGCCGCTTCTGTTCCTGCTGCGTTTGCGGTGGGAAGCAGGACGCTCACATGCAGCTTCTGTGTGACGAGTGCAACATGGCCTTTCATATCTACTGCTTAAACCCGCCACTGTCCACAATCCCCGATGACGAGGACTG GTACTGCCCCACTTGTAAGAACGACACAAATGAGGTTGTAAAAGCAGGGGAAAAACTGAAAACCAGCAAGAAGAGAGCGAAAATGCCTTCAGCAACTACGGAAAGTCAAAGGGACTGGGGGAAG ggCATGGCTTGCGTGGGGCGAACTAAGGAGTGTACGATTGTTCCGCCAACTCACTATGGACCCGTGCCTGGAATTCCTGTTGGAACGACTTGGAAGTTCAGAGTACAG GTCAGTGAAGCAGGCGTTCACAGACCTCACGTCGGAGGGATCCACGGGCGCGTTCACGATGGCGCCTACTCGTTGGTACTGGCTGGAGGATTTGAAGATGAAGTG GATCGAGGAGACGAGTTCACGTACACGGGCAGCGGCGGACGGGACCTGTCGGGAAACAAGAGGATCGGGGAGCATTCTTTTGACCAGACGCTTACGCATATGAACAG GGCTCTGGCCTCAAACTGTGACGCTCCTTTGGATGACAAAGTCGGGGCAGAGTCCAAGAATTGGCGAGCTGGAAAACCAGTGCGAGTTGTCCGCAGCTCAAAGGGTCGACGCATCAGTCAGTACGCTCCTGAAGAAGGAAACCGATATGACGGCATTTATAAG GTGGTAAAATACTGGCCTGAAGTTGGGAAATGTGGTTATCTCGTCTGGCGGTATCTGTTAAGACGCGACGACCAGGAGCCCGCCCCATGGACACCAGAAGGTCTCGAGAGAAGCAAGAAGCTTGGGCTCACGGTGCAG TATCCTCCTGGATACCAGGCAGCCATGGCTAACAAAACCCGAAAAGAGGCCATTGCCAGACCTGGTCAGGGCGGGAAAAACAACAGACGCTATTCTGGAAGAGGCCGGGGAAGGAGACGACGCTCCTTCAAGAAGAAACAggaggatgatgatgaagaggatgaagaacAGTTGATTGCATGTTTGGATGATGATGAATTGCAAAGcaatggagatgagcaggaggCAGAAGATGGCG ATTTGTCTTCATCAGAAGAGCCTCCTTCAAAACAGCTGAAGGTAGAAGAGGCTTTCCAACTGTCCGAACAGCAGAAAAGGTTAATTCAGGATGACGTCGCCAACAGAAGATTATGGGATGAAGCCATGGAGCATCTCAAAGAAGGACCA AAATTTCTGAGTAAACTGGAGCAGTCCTTCATGTGCTTGTGCTGTCAAGAGTTGGCCTTCCAGCCCATTACCACAGTCTGTTCACACAACGTCTGTAAG GCCTGCCTGCAGCGATCGTTTCGAGCGCAGGTCTACACTTGTCCTGCTTGTCGTCATGATTTGGGGAAAGACTATAACATGTCCCAAAACCAGACGCTTCAGACTCTGCTTGATCAATTCTTTCCGGGCTACAGCAAAGGCCGATAA